One Sphingomicrobium marinum genomic window carries:
- a CDS encoding HvfC/BufC family peptide modification chaperone, with the protein MPTPPDPRAAMKTALDRGPDFVPDDLFAGSRPAQFRALKAYANTISHGRFAALENSFPKTREAIGKEAFHALAETFLAGEVLMRPIRMIGEGFPALLEMSAPAAADIADSEWAMLMAHGAADAEALTPDAIRHLTPEDLIEVQVVLHPSTQIVRLRNPPRFSGEYAGDGPLLLVTRPAADVLFARIGEAEAALLAMASEPIKLGRLLEVDGAAVMPLINQGALRRAEEQE; encoded by the coding sequence ATGCCGACGCCGCCTGACCCGCGCGCGGCGATGAAGACCGCGCTCGATCGCGGGCCCGATTTCGTACCTGACGATCTTTTCGCCGGCAGCCGCCCCGCGCAGTTTCGCGCGCTGAAAGCCTATGCCAACACGATCAGCCATGGACGGTTCGCGGCGCTGGAAAACAGCTTCCCCAAGACCCGCGAGGCGATCGGCAAGGAAGCGTTTCACGCGCTTGCCGAAACATTCCTTGCTGGCGAGGTCCTCATGCGTCCGATCCGCATGATCGGCGAAGGCTTCCCGGCGCTGCTGGAGATGTCTGCTCCCGCCGCGGCCGACATTGCGGATAGCGAATGGGCGATGCTGATGGCGCACGGTGCCGCCGATGCCGAGGCGTTGACGCCCGATGCAATCCGGCACCTCACCCCCGAAGACCTCATCGAAGTTCAAGTAGTGCTGCATCCGTCGACGCAAATAGTCCGACTGCGTAACCCGCCGCGCTTTTCCGGCGAATATGCAGGTGATGGCCCACTGCTGCTGGTCACGCGCCCTGCGGCGGACGTCCTGTTCGCCCGCATCGGCGAAGCCGAAGCGGCGCTGCTGGCCATGGCTTCCGAGCCGATCAAGCTCGGGCGCCTGTTGGAAGTCGATGGCGCGGCGGTGATGCCGCTGATCAACCAGGGCGCCTTGCGCCGTGCTGAGGAGCAGGAATGA
- a CDS encoding DoxX family protein codes for MIENLYRKISASQIARDVSLLFLRIGFGVVFFRSYQTKVEDGTLFELTDTTFFLFEEEYAGVPIPADIAAPLATYAEFFLPLLLLLGLGTRVAAAGLVVMTLVIQLFVYPDAWWNPHMSWVAMGLILVVFGPGRVSLDHLIGRARNRHAAA; via the coding sequence ATGATCGAGAATCTCTACCGGAAGATTTCGGCGAGCCAGATCGCCAGGGATGTCAGCCTGCTTTTTCTACGCATCGGGTTTGGTGTCGTCTTCTTTCGTTCCTACCAGACCAAGGTCGAGGACGGCACGCTGTTCGAATTGACCGACACCACCTTCTTTCTCTTCGAAGAAGAATATGCCGGCGTGCCGATCCCTGCCGACATTGCCGCGCCGCTTGCCACCTATGCCGAGTTTTTCCTGCCGCTTTTGCTGCTGCTGGGGCTCGGCACGCGAGTGGCGGCGGCCGGCCTTGTCGTCATGACGCTGGTGATCCAGTTGTTCGTCTATCCGGACGCTTGGTGGAATCCGCACATGAGCTGGGTTGCGATGGGGCTTATCCTCGTCGTCTTCGGCCCGGGTCGCGTCAGCCTCGACCACCTGATCGGCAGGGCGCGCAATCGGCACGCTGCCGCATGA
- the alr gene encoding alanine racemase — translation MTHKPLRLIIDRKALQSNWRWIAAQSGVETGAAVKADGYGLGAVEVVATLADAGAKEFFVSTWDEAEALGKLPEGARLAVLHGLGPDDALAAKDSPHRPVLNTMSQVQRWRAAFGDRACDVMIDTGMNRLGVGMDELDGLQGLRIDTLHGHLACADEDHPMNALQLERFSAAKARVEAQRYALANSAGILLGKDYAFDLVRPGIALYGGVPRREAELMIEQVVTPEAQVVQIHTVKAGDSVGYGATFTAERDTPVATLNIGYADGFARNLSGKAHAVRGNTLLPLLGRVSMDLVAVDISRAGDVREGDWMAIDYQLPQIARDAGISQYEALTGLGQRFERVWV, via the coding sequence GTGACCCACAAACCGCTCCGCCTCATCATCGATCGCAAGGCGCTCCAGTCCAACTGGCGCTGGATTGCCGCACAATCGGGTGTGGAGACCGGCGCTGCCGTCAAGGCCGATGGTTACGGGCTAGGGGCTGTCGAGGTCGTGGCCACGTTGGCGGATGCCGGTGCGAAGGAATTCTTCGTGTCGACGTGGGACGAAGCCGAAGCGCTCGGTAAGCTGCCAGAGGGCGCGCGGCTGGCCGTGCTGCACGGTCTTGGCCCCGACGATGCGCTCGCGGCGAAAGACAGTCCGCATCGCCCCGTCCTCAATACCATGAGCCAGGTCCAACGCTGGCGCGCCGCCTTCGGGGACCGGGCCTGCGATGTGATGATCGACACGGGCATGAACCGTCTCGGCGTGGGGATGGACGAACTGGACGGTCTCCAAGGCCTGCGCATCGATACGCTGCACGGACACCTTGCCTGCGCCGATGAAGATCACCCGATGAACGCGCTGCAATTGGAGCGCTTTTCCGCCGCGAAGGCGCGGGTGGAGGCGCAGCGCTATGCTCTCGCCAATTCGGCGGGCATCCTGCTCGGCAAGGACTACGCGTTCGACCTGGTGCGCCCCGGCATAGCGCTCTACGGCGGCGTGCCGCGGCGCGAGGCCGAGCTCATGATCGAGCAGGTGGTGACCCCCGAAGCGCAGGTCGTGCAGATCCATACGGTCAAGGCCGGCGACAGCGTGGGATATGGCGCAACCTTCACTGCCGAACGCGATACGCCGGTGGCGACGCTCAACATCGGCTATGCGGACGGCTTCGCGCGTAATCTTTCGGGCAAGGCCCACGCGGTGCGCGGTAACACGCTGCTGCCCCTGCTGGGGCGCGTCTCGATGGACCTGGTCGCGGTCGATATCAGCCGCGCCGGCGATGTGCGCGAGGGCGACTGGATGGCGATCGATTACCAGCTGCCCCAGATCGCGCGCGATGCGGGTATCTCGCAATATGAAGCGCTGACCGGATTGGGCCAGCGGTTCGAGCGGGTCTGGGTCTAA
- a CDS encoding BufA1 family periplasmic bufferin-type metallophore: MKRTIPAIAAASALLAACTGAETDAEEAADAVDAEAGELSEAETEMIAEAEAEGKVKCYGVALAGENDCAAGEGTTCAGTSTVDYQGNAWKYVDGGEAGCADIGGTLVAQDNNEQGLPA, encoded by the coding sequence ATGAAGAGAACCATTCCCGCGATCGCGGCCGCTTCGGCGCTGCTCGCCGCCTGTACAGGCGCGGAAACCGACGCTGAAGAAGCGGCCGACGCGGTCGATGCCGAAGCAGGTGAACTTAGCGAGGCGGAAACCGAAATGATCGCCGAGGCCGAAGCTGAAGGCAAAGTGAAATGTTACGGCGTCGCGCTCGCCGGCGAAAACGACTGTGCTGCCGGCGAAGGCACGACCTGTGCGGGTACTTCCACCGTCGACTATCAGGGCAACGCCTGGAAATATGTCGATGGCGGCGAAGCTGGATGCGCCGACATCGGCGGCACGCTGGTTGCCCAGGACAATAACGAACAAGGTCTCCCGGCATAG
- a CDS encoding bifunctional alpha/beta hydrolase/OsmC family protein, translating to MHSTETFKFTSSDGTQLDGRLERPRYGTPRAVAIFAHCFTCGKDSRAATFITRALAAKGVMVLRFDFAGLGGSVGDLAGFATHVDDLKAAADALSEKGHPPSLLIGHSLGGAAVIAAAGKIDSVTAVATLGAPADTDHVLQNLGDKREVVEREGEAVVKIAGREFEVKKRFIEETAGQLQEEHIAKLHKPLLIMHSPTDELVSIDNASKIFNAAKHPKSFLSLDGADHLLMDDKDAYYAANVIAAWSERYISSLEEMDDDPPLDGTVRVETAGGKFAQLFATPSHEFILDEPKSIGGNDDGPTPYDLLLGAIGGCTAMTVQMYADRKKWPLEKVTVELEHNRDHAQDCLSDAAGGDDKIEVIDKAIRFEGDLDEEQRARLMEIADKCPVHRTITGDLHIHSTLVK from the coding sequence ATGCACAGTACTGAAACATTCAAATTCACCAGCAGCGACGGCACGCAGCTTGATGGCCGCTTGGAACGGCCGCGTTATGGCACGCCGCGCGCGGTCGCGATCTTTGCCCATTGCTTCACCTGCGGGAAGGATAGCCGCGCGGCGACCTTCATCACGCGGGCGCTCGCGGCCAAGGGCGTGATGGTGCTGCGCTTCGATTTTGCGGGCCTGGGCGGATCGGTGGGCGATCTTGCCGGGTTTGCGACGCACGTCGATGACCTCAAGGCGGCAGCGGATGCGCTGAGCGAGAAGGGACATCCGCCAAGCTTGCTGATCGGCCACAGCCTTGGCGGGGCTGCCGTCATCGCCGCTGCCGGCAAGATCGACAGCGTTACCGCGGTGGCCACGCTGGGCGCGCCCGCGGATACCGATCACGTGCTGCAAAACCTTGGCGATAAGCGCGAAGTCGTCGAACGCGAGGGCGAGGCCGTCGTCAAGATCGCCGGGCGCGAGTTCGAAGTGAAAAAGCGTTTCATCGAGGAAACCGCAGGGCAGCTGCAGGAAGAGCATATCGCCAAGTTGCACAAGCCGCTCCTCATCATGCATTCCCCGACCGACGAGTTGGTGTCGATCGACAATGCGTCCAAGATTTTTAACGCCGCCAAACATCCCAAGAGTTTCTTGTCGCTCGACGGTGCCGATCACTTGCTGATGGATGACAAGGACGCGTATTACGCCGCCAATGTCATCGCGGCGTGGTCCGAACGGTATATTTCGAGCCTCGAGGAGATGGACGATGATCCGCCGCTCGACGGCACGGTGCGGGTTGAAACCGCGGGCGGCAAGTTCGCGCAGCTATTCGCAACCCCGAGCCACGAATTCATCCTCGACGAACCCAAGTCCATCGGTGGAAACGACGATGGTCCCACGCCCTACGACTTGCTGCTGGGTGCGATCGGCGGCTGCACGGCGATGACGGTGCAGATGTATGCCGACCGCAAGAAATGGCCGCTGGAAAAGGTAACGGTGGAGCTCGAGCATAATCGCGATCATGCGCAGGATTGCCTCAGCGACGCGGCCGGAGGAGACGACAAGATCGAAGTGATCGACAAGGCCATCCGCTTCGAAGGCGATCTCGACGAAGAGCAGCGCGCGAGATTGATGGAAATCGCCGACAAATGCCCGGTTCACCGCACGATAACGGGGGACCTGCACATTCATTCGACGCTGGTGAAATGA
- the phaR gene encoding polyhydroxyalkanoate synthesis repressor PhaR, whose translation MAGPKVIIKKYANRRLYDTESSSYITLDRLAEMIREGRDVEVVDAKSGEDITHNVMTQIIVDEEAGGANMLPVAFLKELISLYGGAMQPAVPSYLEAAMDAFKKNQQALMSGAFDNNMFAELAKRNMEMFGSAAQAFTGGGSAKNDDSDDDVAALKAELAALKAKVDKL comes from the coding sequence GTGGCCGGACCCAAAGTGATCATCAAGAAATATGCGAACCGTCGGCTCTACGATACGGAAAGCTCGTCATACATCACGCTCGATCGCCTCGCCGAGATGATCCGCGAGGGCCGCGACGTCGAAGTCGTCGACGCCAAGTCGGGCGAAGACATCACGCATAACGTGATGACGCAGATCATCGTCGATGAAGAAGCGGGCGGCGCGAACATGCTGCCGGTCGCGTTCCTCAAGGAACTGATCAGTCTCTATGGCGGCGCGATGCAGCCCGCGGTGCCGTCCTATCTCGAGGCCGCGATGGACGCCTTCAAGAAGAACCAGCAGGCCCTGATGAGCGGTGCGTTCGACAACAACATGTTTGCCGAATTGGCGAAGCGGAATATGGAAATGTTCGGTTCTGCGGCGCAGGCCTTTACCGGCGGCGGGTCTGCCAAGAACGACGATAGCGATGACGATGTCGCGGCGCTCAAGGCCGAATTGGCGGCGCTCAAGGCGAAGGTCGACAAGCTTTAG
- a CDS encoding GFA family protein, with protein MRGGCHCGVVRFTARLPEAPVPALACNCSICAMTGFIHIIVPHEDFALEQGQDALTSYRFGTGTAKHLFCKHCGVKSFYQPRSHPDAWSVNANCLDDPVELVVDQFDGQNWDASKAALDAKDAAG; from the coding sequence ATGAGGGGCGGCTGTCATTGCGGCGTGGTGCGCTTTACGGCGCGGCTGCCGGAGGCGCCCGTACCGGCGCTGGCGTGCAATTGCTCGATCTGTGCGATGACTGGCTTCATCCACATCATCGTCCCGCATGAGGATTTTGCGCTCGAACAGGGACAGGACGCGCTCACCAGCTACCGCTTCGGCACCGGCACCGCAAAGCATCTGTTCTGCAAGCATTGCGGCGTGAAGAGCTTCTACCAGCCGCGCAGCCACCCCGACGCATGGAGCGTCAATGCGAATTGCCTCGACGATCCGGTGGAGCTGGTAGTCGACCAGTTCGACGGTCAAAATTGGGATGCCAGCAAGGCGGCGCTCGACGCCAAGGATGCTGCTGGCTAG
- the glmS gene encoding glutamine--fructose-6-phosphate transaminase (isomerizing) yields MCGIVGIIGKEPVAQRLFDGLKRLEYRGYDSAGICTLENGDFSRARAQGKLHNLKAELEEKDLPGTLGIAHTRWATHGVPNVPNAHPHIAGKVALVVNGIIENFKSLREELQADGREFLSETDSEVVAHLVDREMERGKDPQEAVAAILSRLHGAFAIAFLFQDEPELMIGARRGAPLTVGAGEGENYLGSDAIALAPLTQKIAYLEDGDWVVVKRDGFQIYDSDNDPVERELVESGASASAVEKGNYRHFMQKEIFEQPAVVANTLASYMRPIDGTVALPDNDLDLSTIDRVTIVACGTSYYAGMVAKYWIEKFARVAVDIDVASEFRYRDPVLEKGGLALFISQSGETADTLAALDHSREQGQIIAAVVNVPTSAMAREADLLLPTHAGPEIGVASTKAFTCQLAVLAAFAANLARAKGLMSADEEAEIVKHLQEAPEAINEALNHDDDIAAMAHLVAPARDVLYLGRGPDYPLALEGALKLKEISYIHAEGYAAGEMKHGPIALIDEDVPVIVLAPSGPYFEKTVSNMQEVRARGGKIIFISDAKGLEEAGDGCVATIEMPEAHPLIQPIVYAVPVQLLAYHVAVAKGTDVDQPRNLAKSVTVE; encoded by the coding sequence ATGTGCGGTATCGTCGGCATTATCGGCAAGGAGCCGGTGGCACAGCGGCTGTTCGATGGGCTCAAGCGGCTCGAATATCGCGGCTATGACAGCGCGGGTATCTGCACGCTCGAAAATGGCGATTTCTCGCGCGCTCGTGCGCAGGGCAAACTGCACAATCTAAAGGCCGAGTTGGAGGAGAAGGACCTTCCCGGCACGCTCGGCATTGCCCACACGCGCTGGGCCACGCACGGCGTTCCCAACGTCCCCAACGCGCATCCGCATATCGCGGGCAAGGTCGCGCTGGTGGTCAACGGCATCATCGAGAATTTCAAGTCGCTGCGCGAGGAATTGCAGGCCGATGGCCGCGAGTTCCTGAGCGAGACCGATAGCGAAGTGGTCGCGCACCTCGTCGACCGCGAGATGGAGCGCGGCAAGGACCCGCAAGAAGCGGTTGCCGCCATCCTGTCGCGCTTGCACGGCGCCTTTGCGATCGCCTTCCTCTTCCAGGACGAGCCCGAACTGATGATTGGCGCGCGCCGCGGTGCACCGCTGACGGTCGGTGCCGGCGAGGGCGAGAATTATCTCGGCTCCGACGCCATCGCGCTGGCCCCGCTGACGCAGAAAATTGCCTATCTCGAAGATGGCGACTGGGTCGTGGTGAAGCGCGACGGTTTCCAGATCTACGACAGCGATAACGACCCGGTGGAGCGCGAGCTGGTCGAGAGCGGCGCTTCGGCCAGTGCGGTCGAAAAGGGCAATTACCGCCACTTCATGCAGAAGGAAATCTTCGAGCAGCCCGCGGTGGTCGCCAATACGCTGGCGAGCTACATGCGCCCGATCGACGGGACGGTAGCGCTGCCCGACAACGATCTCGACCTGTCCACCATCGACCGCGTCACCATCGTCGCCTGCGGCACCAGCTATTACGCTGGCATGGTCGCCAAGTATTGGATCGAGAAGTTCGCGCGCGTCGCCGTGGACATCGACGTCGCCAGCGAATTTCGGTATCGCGATCCGGTACTCGAAAAGGGCGGGCTCGCACTCTTCATTTCGCAGAGCGGAGAGACGGCCGACACGCTTGCCGCGCTTGATCACAGCCGCGAGCAGGGGCAGATTATCGCTGCCGTGGTGAACGTGCCGACCAGCGCGATGGCGCGCGAGGCGGACTTGCTTCTACCCACGCATGCGGGCCCCGAAATCGGCGTCGCATCGACCAAGGCCTTCACCTGCCAACTCGCCGTGCTTGCGGCCTTTGCCGCCAACCTCGCGCGCGCAAAGGGGTTGATGAGCGCTGACGAAGAAGCGGAAATCGTGAAGCATCTCCAGGAAGCGCCCGAAGCCATCAACGAAGCGCTTAATCACGACGATGACATCGCTGCCATGGCGCATCTCGTCGCGCCGGCGCGCGACGTACTTTATCTTGGCCGCGGCCCCGATTATCCGCTGGCGCTCGAAGGCGCGCTGAAGCTCAAGGAAATCAGCTACATTCACGCCGAAGGCTATGCGGCGGGCGAGATGAAGCACGGCCCGATTGCGCTGATCGATGAAGACGTGCCGGTTATCGTCCTTGCGCCGTCAGGCCCCTATTTCGAAAAGACCGTGTCCAACATGCAGGAAGTGCGGGCGCGGGGCGGGAAGATCATCTTCATCTCGGATGCCAAGGGCCTTGAAGAAGCGGGCGACGGCTGCGTGGCCACGATCGAAATGCCCGAGGCGCATCCGCTGATCCAGCCGATCGTCTACGCGGTCCCGGTGCAGTTACTCGCCTATCACGTCGCGGTAGCGAAGGGCACCGACGTCGACCAGCCGCGTAACCTCGCCAAATCGGTCACCGTAGAGTAG
- a CDS encoding BufA1 family periplasmic bufferin-type metallophore: MKNLAAISAASALLGLAAVATPAAADHHGKKADKEKCYGVAKAGQNDCAAGPGTSCAGTSKIDYQGNAWKYVEAGECVKMGGSLKPKEGNKKPVPRA, encoded by the coding sequence ATGAAAAATCTCGCTGCCATTTCCGCCGCTTCGGCGCTTCTTGGCCTCGCAGCCGTTGCCACGCCCGCAGCAGCCGATCATCACGGCAAGAAAGCCGACAAGGAAAAATGCTACGGCGTCGCCAAGGCCGGCCAGAATGACTGCGCCGCCGGGCCTGGCACCAGCTGTGCCGGTACTTCCAAGATCGACTATCAGGGTAACGCCTGGAAATATGTCGAGGCCGGCGAATGCGTGAAGATGGGTGGTTCCTTGAAGCCGAAGGAAGGCAACAAGAAGCCCGTCCCGCGGGCTTAA
- the bufB gene encoding MNIO family bufferin maturase has translation MTGAAPHEPPPPRAGIGLKSAHFGEFLDAAARGAGPHWVEVHPQNYMMEGGPMHRWLNAVREAVPVSFHSVGLSLGDPHGVDRDELERLAILCERYQPNLVSDHLSWSSLDGEYMPDLLPLPMTDATLQHFSDQIDIVQERLGRTMLIENPSRMIAFAGDTYDEPDFLAELTRRTGCGLIVDVNNILVQRTNLGIDPLGYIDGLDGASVGEIHIAGHTVEHHGEDKLAIDDHGSDVNEECWALLERFISRIGPRPVLLERDNDVPSFEELAAEAARADSLLLSLHADAA, from the coding sequence ATGACCGGCGCTGCGCCACATGAGCCCCCTCCGCCGCGGGCGGGGATTGGCCTGAAGTCCGCGCACTTCGGCGAATTCCTCGATGCGGCGGCGCGCGGCGCCGGTCCCCACTGGGTGGAAGTCCACCCGCAAAACTACATGATGGAGGGCGGTCCGATGCACCGCTGGCTGAACGCGGTACGCGAAGCCGTCCCCGTCTCCTTCCATAGTGTCGGCCTGTCGCTCGGCGATCCACACGGCGTGGATCGCGACGAGCTCGAGCGGCTCGCGATCCTGTGCGAGCGGTACCAGCCTAATCTCGTGTCGGATCATCTCAGCTGGTCGAGCCTCGATGGCGAATATATGCCCGACCTGCTTCCGCTCCCAATGACCGACGCCACGCTGCAGCACTTCTCCGATCAGATCGATATCGTCCAGGAACGGCTTGGTCGCACGATGCTGATCGAAAATCCCAGCCGCATGATCGCGTTTGCCGGCGACACCTATGACGAGCCCGATTTCCTTGCTGAACTGACCCGTCGCACGGGCTGCGGGCTGATCGTCGACGTCAACAATATCCTCGTCCAGCGCACCAATCTGGGGATCGATCCGCTAGGCTATATCGACGGCCTGGACGGCGCCAGCGTCGGCGAGATCCATATCGCGGGGCACACGGTCGAACATCATGGCGAAGACAAACTCGCGATCGATGATCACGGCAGCGACGTGAACGAGGAGTGCTGGGCGCTGCTAGAACGCTTCATCTCACGGATCGGCCCGCGCCCCGTCCTGCTCGAACGCGACAACGATGTACCTTCTTTCGAGGAACTTGCGGCCGAGGCGGCGCGCGCCGACAGCCTGCTCCTTTCGCTCCATGCCGACGCCGCCTGA
- a CDS encoding UrcA family protein: MTKTMMMAAGAMLVASPVLAAEPVEVRVAIHDLDLTSVDGRKALEQRARQAASDHCGTRSASDLKSGDAVKACREEVVAKVMRAARGTALASR, translated from the coding sequence ATGACCAAGACGATGATGATGGCGGCCGGTGCGATGCTGGTAGCGAGCCCGGTATTGGCAGCGGAACCTGTCGAAGTGCGCGTTGCGATCCATGATCTCGACCTGACCAGCGTTGACGGGCGCAAGGCCCTCGAACAGCGTGCCCGCCAGGCTGCATCCGACCATTGCGGTACCCGTAGCGCGAGCGATCTCAAGAGCGGTGATGCCGTGAAGGCATGCCGCGAGGAGGTGGTCGCCAAGGTCATGCGTGCGGCACGCGGCACGGCGCTCGCCAGCCGCTAG
- a CDS encoding LysR family transcriptional regulator: MFDWNDLKYFLAVADEGSTLKAAKLLRANQTTVARRISALERALGQSLFERRRSGYTLSDAGGRLLTQARNVAAAADALQLAADASNRSLSGIVRVTCNELTAEITLPPVLAKLRESYPDIRVEVDQSQGMRDLAKGEADIALRFTNKLKGDALIARRLFEDKWTIYCSREYAERHGIPKRPKDLVAHRIIGGGGSFAGPIIEKWFSSMAPGVEFDTRFDTLTSMLSALKAGVGVAAMPSAVAQGDPDLIQCWEPEDVGYTFWIVAHERSRDVPHVRAVMKSIGDLMIERAKERGYY; encoded by the coding sequence ATGTTCGACTGGAACGATCTGAAATATTTTCTTGCGGTAGCCGATGAAGGAAGCACGCTTAAGGCAGCCAAGTTGCTGCGTGCCAACCAGACGACAGTCGCGCGCCGGATCAGTGCGCTTGAAAGAGCGCTTGGCCAATCGCTCTTCGAACGTCGTCGCTCTGGTTATACGTTGAGCGATGCCGGGGGGCGCTTGCTGACACAAGCGCGCAATGTCGCCGCGGCGGCAGATGCGCTGCAGTTGGCAGCCGACGCCTCCAATCGGTCGTTGAGCGGCATTGTGCGCGTTACCTGCAACGAGCTGACCGCTGAAATCACACTCCCCCCGGTCTTGGCCAAACTTCGCGAAAGCTATCCCGACATTCGTGTCGAGGTCGACCAAAGCCAAGGCATGCGCGATCTCGCGAAAGGCGAAGCCGATATTGCGCTTCGCTTCACGAACAAGCTCAAGGGCGATGCCCTGATCGCGCGGCGCCTGTTCGAGGACAAATGGACGATCTATTGCAGTCGGGAATATGCAGAGCGACATGGCATACCCAAGCGCCCCAAGGACCTGGTTGCACACCGGATCATTGGTGGTGGCGGTTCATTCGCCGGCCCGATCATCGAAAAGTGGTTTTCGTCAATGGCGCCCGGCGTCGAATTCGATACGCGCTTTGACACGCTGACCAGCATGTTGTCGGCGCTCAAGGCTGGCGTAGGAGTTGCCGCCATGCCCAGCGCGGTCGCGCAGGGAGACCCCGATCTTATCCAATGCTGGGAGCCCGAGGACGTGGGCTACACATTTTGGATCGTGGCGCATGAGCGCAGTCGCGATGTCCCACATGTGCGCGCGGTCATGAAGTCGATTGGCGACCTCATGATCGAACGCGCCAAGGAGCGCGGCTATTATTGA
- the glmU gene encoding bifunctional UDP-N-acetylglucosamine diphosphorylase/glucosamine-1-phosphate N-acetyltransferase GlmU produces MSEAKRPNVVILAAGVGSRMKSRLHKVLHPIAGQPMIDHLLDSVETLEPERTVVVVGQWREQVEDALASRGCAFAVQKEQLGTGHAVQQCEHALSGHDGPVLILFGDVPMVSADTMRGMIDRLGAGDNPGIVVLGFEPEDRKAYGRIITLGDDTIDKMVEARDATPEELKCRLCNSGIMAVDGAQLFAWLDKVGNDNAAGEYYLPDIVRIARREGARPVVVKGSEREVTGINSRAELAAAEAQWQEYKREEAMANGVTLRAPETVFFSYDTKVLADAVIEPNVVFGPGVSVGEGAKVRAFTHLEGCSIGAEAEVGPYARIRPGTSIGAQAKVGNFVEMKKTNLGAGAKANHLSYIGDADVGAKANIGAGTITCNYDGFGKHKTQIGATAFIGSNSALVAPVTIGSSAIVGAGSVITTDVPAGAIAVARGDQKNLEGKAQAFRDRAQRKKDNK; encoded by the coding sequence ATGAGTGAAGCAAAGCGTCCCAACGTCGTGATTCTGGCGGCCGGTGTCGGCAGCCGGATGAAGTCGCGCCTCCACAAGGTGCTGCACCCGATCGCGGGGCAGCCGATGATCGACCACCTGCTCGACAGCGTGGAAACGCTTGAGCCCGAACGCACCGTCGTGGTCGTCGGGCAATGGCGCGAACAGGTGGAGGATGCGCTGGCCTCGCGCGGCTGCGCATTCGCGGTGCAGAAAGAGCAACTCGGTACCGGTCACGCGGTGCAGCAATGCGAACACGCGCTTTCCGGCCATGACGGGCCTGTCCTGATCCTGTTTGGCGATGTCCCGATGGTGTCGGCCGATACGATGCGCGGGATGATCGACCGGCTGGGTGCCGGCGACAATCCGGGCATCGTCGTGCTGGGGTTCGAACCCGAAGACCGCAAGGCCTATGGGCGCATCATCACGCTGGGCGACGACACGATCGACAAGATGGTCGAAGCGCGTGACGCTACGCCCGAAGAACTGAAATGCCGCCTGTGCAATTCGGGCATCATGGCGGTCGACGGTGCGCAGCTTTTCGCGTGGCTCGACAAGGTCGGCAACGACAATGCGGCGGGTGAATATTATCTTCCCGATATTGTGCGGATTGCGCGCCGCGAAGGCGCGCGGCCCGTCGTCGTCAAGGGCAGCGAGCGCGAAGTCACCGGCATCAACAGCCGCGCCGAACTGGCTGCAGCCGAAGCGCAGTGGCAGGAATATAAGCGTGAAGAAGCGATGGCCAACGGCGTCACGCTACGTGCCCCCGAGACGGTGTTCTTCAGCTACGACACGAAAGTGTTGGCCGACGCCGTGATCGAACCCAATGTCGTGTTCGGTCCTGGCGTTTCGGTTGGCGAAGGCGCCAAGGTGCGTGCGTTCACGCATCTCGAAGGCTGCTCGATCGGCGCCGAAGCCGAGGTCGGCCCGTATGCCCGCATTCGCCCGGGCACCAGCATCGGTGCGCAGGCCAAGGTCGGCAATTTCGTCGAGATGAAGAAGACTAACCTGGGCGCAGGGGCGAAGGCCAATCACCTGTCCTATATCGGCGATGCCGACGTCGGCGCCAAAGCCAATATCGGCGCTGGCACGATCACGTGTAACTATGACGGCTTTGGCAAGCACAAGACGCAGATCGGTGCGACGGCCTTCATCGGGTCGAACAGCGCGCTCGTGGCGCCGGTGACCATTGGCTCCAGCGCGATCGTCGGTGCAGGCAGCGTGATTACTACCGATGTGCCCGCGGGTGCGATCGCGGTCGCACGCGGCGACCAGAAGAATTTGGAAGGCAAGGCGCAGGCATTTCGCGACCGCGCCCAGCGCAAGAAGGACAACAAGTAG